The Aneurinibacillus migulanus genome contains the following window.
GATTTGACGATAGGTGATAAGTTCCATCCGCTGGCAAAATCGGCGAAGGATGCAGCGGCAGGCGCCGTGTTGTTCGGAGCGCTTTTGTCGGTGTTGGTGGGAATCTACGTATTTTTGGAACCGCTGTGGCGGTTTATACAGAACGGGGAAAGAAGGGTAATACATATAGAGGAGCGGGGAGAGATAGCTTTTCTCCTAATCGTCGCACTGATGTTCATCTTTGTTGTCTGGTTGTTAACGGAACGTTTTCGCCCGGAAAAAAAGGAGGAAGATTGAAATGGATAATCAAGCGTTGCTGAAGGAAGCGATGAAAGCGCGCCAAAAAGCGTATACGCCCTATTCCAAGTTCAAAGTGGGTGCCGCTCTTCTGACGAAAGAAGGTAAGGTGTATCATGGTTGTAATGTGGAGAATGCTGCATATTCCCTATGTAACTGTGCGGAGAGAACAGCACTATTCTCTGCATATGCCCAGGGGGATCTTGAATACGAGCGTCTGGCTGTTGTAGCCGATACTCCGGGACCGTGCTCACCTTGTGGTGCATGTCGTCAGGTAATCTCCGAGCTGTGTCCGCCGCAGATGGAAGTCGTGATGAGCAACCTGACCGGAGACACCAAGATTATGACCGTGGCGGAGTTGCTGCCCGGCGCGTTCAATCAGGAGGATTTGAATGGATAACAAAGGATATAAATCAGGATTCGTAGCCATCGTTGGCCGCCCGAATGTAGGGAAGTCAACGTTAATGAACTATATCGTTGGACAAAAAGTCGCAATCATGTCAGACAAACCACAGACGACACGGAATAAAATCCGTGCCGTCTATACATCCGAAGAAGGACAGATTATTTTTCTGGACACGCCAGGCGTCCATAAACCGAAATCGAAGCTCGGCAATTACATGAACCGTATGGTGGAGAATGCACTCCGTGAAGTAGATGTTGTCTTGTTCCTTGTTGACGCGTCAGAGAAGCTGGGACCGGGTGATGAATACATTATCGAGAAGCTGAAAGAAGTGAAAACACCCGTATATCTTGTCATTAATAAAATCGATAAGGTACATCCGGAAGAGCTTCTGCCGTTCATTGACCAATATAAAGAACTATATGCATTTGAAGAAATTGTGCCGGTTTCCGCCCTTCAGGGTAATAATGTAAACCGCTTAATGGAACAATTGCTTTCAAAGCTGCCGGAAGGCCCACAATATTATCCGGAGGATCAAATTACGGATCATCCGGAGCGATTC
Protein-coding sequences here:
- a CDS encoding diacylglycerol kinase, with the translated sequence MRNKNEWQRLKRSFHYAICGIRETVKTQRNMQIHVTVALLVLLLGWFLAIPKGDVLLVFFSVFLVLILETVNTAIEKAVDLTIGDKFHPLAKSAKDAAAGAVLFGALLSVLVGIYVFLEPLWRFIQNGERRVIHIEERGEIAFLLIVALMFIFVVWLLTERFRPEKKEED
- a CDS encoding cytidine deaminase codes for the protein MDNQALLKEAMKARQKAYTPYSKFKVGAALLTKEGKVYHGCNVENAAYSLCNCAERTALFSAYAQGDLEYERLAVVADTPGPCSPCGACRQVISELCPPQMEVVMSNLTGDTKIMTVAELLPGAFNQEDLNG
- the era gene encoding GTPase Era; the encoded protein is MDNKGYKSGFVAIVGRPNVGKSTLMNYIVGQKVAIMSDKPQTTRNKIRAVYTSEEGQIIFLDTPGVHKPKSKLGNYMNRMVENALREVDVVLFLVDASEKLGPGDEYIIEKLKEVKTPVYLVINKIDKVHPEELLPFIDQYKELYAFEEIVPVSALQGNNVNRLMEQLLSKLPEGPQYYPEDQITDHPERFVVAELIREKILHLTREEVPHSIAVVIEQMKPREDNEHLIDIYATIYTERPTQKGILVGKQGSMMKEIGMRAREDIERLLGTKVYLNLWIKVKKDWRNQENMFKNFGFYDEE